The proteins below come from a single Aegilops tauschii subsp. strangulata cultivar AL8/78 chromosome 6, Aet v6.0, whole genome shotgun sequence genomic window:
- the LOC109743147 gene encoding uncharacterized protein: MSQFSRYCSKNINSLAISLKKKEEEKSSCHHSKHLPPSRPCLSSSSPDLAQAPIYPSSDPTRRSYRKYLHSITAVRLLRATADASDLQPLFPCPPPTPPPLAPPVMSRWAPEIKVYSRRNPRKNPKPPPEGPTPDPNPPPEPSPDPNPHPEPCPIPNSDPLEQTLASFRRSIRRSEAEDAVPPLSDPAAPTSPPPLSPTSSPHGAPAAASGDFSSGLARDGAAVPNGHADIDIRAAADDKARKRRVRSELRRQLASELDQVRVLSKRLKAAGEALAVEASQPVPRPPPLLTAGYVQPQFSGSDAVTPVPAPVTASVPPVRSFLPRRPLIVPEVHTESLDKEKRTPKANQLYQNSEFLLAKDRIPPSDSHGRKKTKHHKKKHRSSSAHGAGYNAEQRLYSHAFKKSSSLLSRLMKHKFGWVFNKPVDPVALGLHDYFAIIKHPMDLGTIKGQLTRGHYRDPKEFANDVRLTFHNAMTYNPKGQDVHFMAEQLLGIFEAQWPEIEAEVDYLASCPPLPKKFPPPPIDLRLLERSDSLKHHMALDSKSRPINHTPISVRTPSLKKPKAKDLDKRDMTIDEKRKLSNNLQNLPPEKLDIVVQIIKNKNLSVRQHEDEIEVEIDSMDAETLWELDRFVANFKKNLSKQKRKAERAMLARQDVELRALHAAQQTSQQPNIGEKSPKLNLMVGEQLATSVPDQNNNNIPSASRSSSSSSSSSDSDSSSSDSDSDSSSTDGSNAANSS; the protein is encoded by the exons ATGAGTCAATTCTCTCGCTATTGTTCTAAAAATATAAATTCTCTCGCTATCTCGctcaaaaaaaaagaagaagaaaaaagctCTTGCCATCACTCAAAACACCTTCCACCATCCCGTCCGTGCCTTTCCTCTTCCTCTCCTGACCTAGCTCAAGCTCCCATCTACCCAAGCTCCGACCCGACCCGACGCAGCTATAGAAAATATCTCCACTCTATCACCGCCGTGAGGCTGCTGAGGGCCACCGCCGACGCCTCAGACCTGCAACCCCTCTTCCCCTGCCCGCCCCCAACCCCGCCACCTCTCGCGCCCCCCGTGATGTCCCGGTGGGCGCCGGAGATCAAGGTCTATAGCCGCAGGAACCCCCGCAAAAACCCTAAACCCCCTCCTGAAGGCCCTACCCCCGACCCCAATCCCCCTCCAGAACCTAGCCCCGACCCCAATCCCCATCCAGAACCTTGCCCCATTCCTAATTCCGACCCCCTTGAGCAAACCCTAGCCTCGTTCCGTCGCTCGATTCGTCGCTCGGAGGCTGAGGATGCGGTGCCGCCGCTCTCCGATCCGGCCGCACCGACTTCCCCTCCTCCTCTTTCTCCCACATCGTCGCCGCACGGGGCACCGGCTGCCGCCTCCGGCGATTTCTCCTCCGGCCTTGCCCGGGATGGCGCCGCCGTTCCAAACGGTCATGCCGACATCGACATCCGGGCGGCCGCGGATGACAAGGCTCGGAAGCGCAGGGTCCGGAGCGAGCTGCGTCGGCAGCTTGCGTCAGAGCTCGACCAGGTACGCGTGCTCTCCAAGCGCCTCAAGGCGGCTGGCGAGGCCTTGGCAGTTGAGGCATCCCAGCCCGTACCTCGGCCACCGCCTCTGCTCACTGCTGGGTATGTGCAACCCCAGTTCTCAGGCAGTGATGCTGTGACGCCCGTACCGGCCCCAGTTACTGCTTCTGTTCCTCCTGTCCGCTCGTTTCTGCCACGCCGCCCGCTAATTGTGCCAGAAGTTCACACAGAATCACTTGACAAGGAAAAGCGAACACCAAAGGCCAATCAGCTTTACCAAAATTCAGAGTTCTTGCTTGCCAAAGATAGGATACCGCCATCAGATTCACATGGCCGGAAGAAAACCAAGCACCACAAGAAGAAACACCGTTCCTCGTCAGCTCATGGTGCAGGTTACAACGCTGAGCAGCGACTCTACTCGCATGCATTTAAGAAGTCTTCATCACTGCTGTCCCGACTAATGAAGCACAAATTTGGGTGGGTGTTTAACAAGCCTGTTGATCCTGTTGCACTTGGGTTGCATGACTATTTTGCCATTATTAAGCACCCGATGGATCTTGGCACTATAAAGGGGCAGCTTACTCGTGGGCATTACAGGGACCCAAAGGAGTTTGCTAATGATGTACGGCTAACATTCCATAATGCCATGACGTATAATCCCAAAGGGCAGGATGTGCATTTCATGGCTGAGCAATTGTTAGGAATTTTTGAAGCTCAGTGGCCTGAGATTGAGGCTGAGGTTGACTACCTTGCATCATGCCCACCTTTGCCGAAGAAGTTTCCACCTCCCCCGATAGACTTGCGCTTACTAGAGAGGTCAGATTCCTTAAAGCACCATATGGCGCTGGACTCCAAGTCAAGGCCGATAAATCATACTCCCATTAGTGTCCGCACTCCATCATTGAAGAAGCCAAAGGCAAAGGATCTGGATAAAAGAGATATGACGATAGATGAGAAGCGTAAACTTAGCAATAACCTTCAGAACTTGCCTCCTGAAAAGCTTGATATTGTTGTGCAGATCATTAAGAACAAGAATCTTTCAGTTAGGCAGCATGAAGATGAGATTGAGGTTGAGATAGATAGCATGGATGCGGAGACACTTTGGGAACTTGATAGATTTGTTGCTAACTTCAAGAAGAACCTGAGCAAGCAAAAGAGGAAGGCTGAGcgtgcaatgcttgcaaggcaaGATGTAGAGTTGCGTGCTCTGCATGCTGCACAACAAACA AGTCAACAACCTAACATTGGTGAAAAATCTCCAAAGCTAA ATTTGATGGTGGGCGAGCAATTAGCAACTTCTGTGCCAGaccaaaataataataatataccGAGTGCCAGTAGATCTAGCAGCTCAAGCAGCTCCAGCAGTGATTCAGATTCCTCTTCTAGTG ACTCGGACAGTGACAGCTCTTCTACAGATGGATCAAATGCTGCCAATTCATCTTGA